Sequence from the Pacificitalea manganoxidans genome:
CGACCGGCCCCGGTCCGAACGGCAAGCGGGATCTGCGCCCGGCCACGGTCACCGACAGATCGGCATGGTCCGGCAAGGGGGTGAGCACCTGCTGGCGCAGCGCGTAGGCGTCGAAATCGTCGCGGTTGCGGCGCAGGGTCCGCTCGGAAAACGCGCCGCCATCGATGTAATCCGCGAAGATGCGCGGCAGGTAGCGCCGCGCCGCGCGGGCGAAGTCATCGACATTCTGAAACCGGCGCTCAAGCGTCATTCGGGGCGCACCGCGTCAAAGAACCGGGTGAACATGTCCTCCCCCGTCACGGGGCGGGAGGCGGCGGAAAGCGCAACGCTGAGCCCGATGGCCGAGGAGATGGGATTATGCCGGTCGCCGCCTTCGCCCGCGTTGAGGTTCATCACCAGCGTCGGCGACAGAAACAGCCCCGTGCGCAGGATCTGCTCCCAATCCTGCGGCAACAGGCCCGCGTCGCGCAGATGCGCAAGCCACGGTTTCCAGAAGGTTTCGGATTTCGCCTCCAGCAGCGCGCGCCGTGCCGGGCCGGGCTGCCAATCGGTGTCGAAGCTCAAAACCCCATCGTCGAGCGTCACGCGCGCCTGATAGCGCTCGGCCGCCATATCGGGATTATAGAGCCAGAACGGATGGGCAAAGATATTGTGGAAGGTCGATTTGACCTCGGCCAGCAGCGCGGGAACCTTATTGCCCGCAAAGGCCGGATCGAAGAAGGCAAGCCGGTCCTGCGCGGTGCCGCGTTCATACCAGACATTGGCGTTATGGGCGTCGCCATGGGCCACGATGCCCCCGGCGGTGGCGGTGTTTTCCGGCGCGTAGCGGACCAGCGCGGTATCGAACGCCTGTCGCAGCGTGCCCTCATAGGCAAGGCCGTTGATCCGCACCGGCGCATCCGCGATCTGATCCCAGTGCAGGGCGACATCGTTGGGAAACGCGAACTGCTTGCCGACATAGAATTTCGCGAGACGCCCACCGGGATAGTGCCCGCCGGGCAGGTCGATCAGGCGTTCGTAGAATAGGCGGTGGATCGGTTCGGCGGCGGCCTCCTGCGGGGTGATCGGGTGCAGGGTCTTCTGCGCGACCGCCAGGATGCGGGTGTTAAGCTCCGTCTCGGCAGCGCGGGCCCGGGCGGTGGCGGTCGCGTCGGGGGTCTGGTCCAGATCGAACAGCACATCCGAGAAGCGCGGATCGGACCGACGGCGGTAGATCAGCACCTGTTCCCCGGCGAGGGTCGAGATATGCACCGGCTGGTCCACGGGCAGACCGGCCTGCGACAGGATATCGGCGCGGTAATATTCGCCGGTCATCTCCTCTTCGCCGTCTTCTTGGTGAAACTTGAAGAAAAACGCATCCGCGCCGGAGGTAAAGAACCCGTTCAGCGAATTGAGCGAATACTGATCCTGATTGATCCGCAGCCCGGTCACGGGGATGTCGAAAAGGTCGGCGATGAACGTTTCCAGCATGGTCTGGGCACGCGGCACATCCTGACGCGCCACCGCACGAATTTCCGCCGTGCGGGACAGCGTTCGGGTGTCAGTGGCCATGATCTTCTCCGATTTGGATAAGGGTTTTGATCCCGTCGGCATCGCCCGCGAGCAGCCGGTCATAGGCGGCGGGAACCTGAGCGAGGGAAATGGTTTCCGCGATGAACGGATCGAGATGGGGCGCCAGCGCGGGGAGCATGTCGCCGATGGTGGCAAGCTCATCGCCAAAGGCATGACAGCCGATCAGCGCGATTTCGCGTTCGACCAGATGCACCGGGTCGATGATCTGCGCGGCGGCGCCGATGCCCACCAGCCCCAGACGGCTGGCGCCGCCGATCTGCGCGACAAGTCCGGTGATGACAGGGGCGTTGCCGGTGGTGTCGATGGCATAGCGGTAGGCCCGGGATGCCAGCGCATCGAGATCGGTGACGCGGGCGCCGGTGGCGCGGGCGACCACGGCGCTGCGGGCTTCGTTGCGGTCAAGGATGCGCACCGGGTGCCCGGCGCGGGTGGCCAGCAACGTGACCAGCGCGCCGATGGGGCCGCATCCGGTCACGACAAGCTCCGCCCCGGCGGGCAGGGCCATCAGGTTCAGCGCATGCAGCGCGACGGCCAGAGGCTCCGCCATCGCGAGGTGGCGGTCGGCGACACCGGCCGGGGCCTTTAGCACATTGCGGGCGGGCAAGGTCACCTGCCGGGCAAACCCGCCGTCGATGATTTCGCCCAGAAAGCCGAGCTTCTCGCAGACCTGCCCGACGCCCGCGCGGCAGGCCGCGCAGGTGCCGCAGGTCCAGCGGCTGTCCACGATCACGCGGTCGCCTGCCGCCACATGGGCCACATCCGCGCCCACCTGCATCACGGTGCCGGTGAATTCGTGCCCGGCGACCGAGGGCGCGCGGCTGATCCACGCGCCGGTGCGGTAATTATGCAGGTCAGAGCCGCAGATCCCCGCGACCGACACCGCAAGTGTCACCTCGGCTTGGGCCGGTGCGGGGGGTGGGGGGACGGACTCGTATCTGAGATCCGCGACCCCGTGCAGGCGAACCGCGTCGATCATTTGGCTTTCAGGTAGTCTTGGCGCAGGTCGCTGACCGCATTGGCGTGGGACGAGAAGCCTTCGTACTCCGCAAGCGTCTTGGCCGCCTGCGCCATTTCCGGGTAGCCCTTTTCGGTGACGTAGCCGATGGAGCTGCGGCGGATGAAATCGGTCACCGACAGCGGACCATAGGTGTTCGCGCCCTTCGATGTCGGCAGCACCGCGTTGGGACCGAGCGCGAAATTCGCAATCGATACGGGCGTGTGCGTGCCCAGCAGGATTTCGGAGGCTTCGGTGATGTCGCCCAGATAATCGAACGGTTTGGTCGACAGGATTTCCAGATGCTCCGGCGCGTAGTCGTTCACGAATGCGCAGGCGTCGTCCATATCGCGGGCCAGCACGATACCGCCGGAGGCCTCGGTCAGCACAGTGCGGGAAAATTCGACCCGCTGTTCGGTCATCTTGCCCCACAGTTCGGGCAGCGCGGCGAGGGCCTCTTCGATCACGCGCTCGGACGGGGTGACAAGCCATGCGGAGCTGTCGGGGCCATGCTCGGCCTCGATCAGCAGATCCATCGCGGCGAGACGGCCCGACACCGTATCATCGGCAAGGATCATGACCTCGGACGGGCCTGCGGGGAGACCGGGATCGATGACGCCCGCCAGCAGGCGTTTCGCGGCGACGACCCACGGGCTGCCCGGTCCCACGATTTTCTGCGCCTTGGCGATCGTTTCGGTGCCGAAGGCGGCGGCTGCGACGGCCTGCGCGCCGCCGCATTTATACACGGTTTCGACCCCGGCGATGCGCGCGGCGACGAGCGTGGCGGCGTCCACCTTCCCGTCCGGGCCCGGCGGGGTGAAGATCGCCAGATTGGGCACCTTGGCCACGACGCCCGGCACGGCGGTCATCATGGTGACGGAGGGAAACGAGCCCTTGCCGCGCGGCACATAGAGCGCGACCGATTTGATCGGCATGTAGCGGTCGCCGGCATAGGCACCGGGGCGGACCTCTTTCAGCCACATCGGTTCGGGCGCTTGCTCTTCGTGGAAGGTGCGGATGTTTTCGATGCCGAAACGGATCGCGTCGATGACCTTGGGGTCGACCATCTCATAGGCTTCGTCGAATTCCGCAGGGGACACTTTCAGCGTCTCGGCGGTCAGGGAGGTGGCCTTGTCGAAGTCGCGCCCGAACCGCACCAGAGCGGCGTCGCCTTCGGTTTTCACGGCGTCGATGATCGGCTGCACCTTATCGAGGAAGAACGACAGGTCCGCCTCGGAGCGGCGGGTGAGGGCGGCGCGTTCGGCGGCGTCGAGATCGGCGAGTTTCTTGATGGTGATGTCGGACATGACAGAAGCTTTCAGTGAGATCGAGGGAGAAGGCGCGCCACCACGGGCGGCCCGCCGTCATTTGGATTTCAGGAAGATTTCAAGGCCCACGAGCCGGTCGAGCAACCAGACCGCAAGCAAAGCGATCACCACAAAGACGGAAGACACCGCCGCAAGGTCCGGCGTGATGATCGAACGGATGTTGTTATAGATCTGAACCGGCAGGGTCACGGTGCGCGCGTCGGTCAGCAGCAGCGAGACGAGGAATTCGCTCATCGCCAGCACGAACATCAGCAGCCCGCCGGTGATGACGCCGGGCATCAGCCCCGGCAGGGTCACGAACCAGAAGGTTTCGAACCGCCCTGCCCCGCAGCTTGACGCTGCAAGCTCCAGATCGCTGTCGAGCGCGGCGGCGGAGGATGACACCGACCAGATGATGAAGGGCAGATTGATGACCGCCAGCGCCACACCCACGGGCCACAGGCTGCCGAGGATGCGCCATTCGCCAAAGATCAGCATCATCCCGATGCCCGATCCGATCAGCGGCACGGTAAAGGGCAGCAGCAGGTAGATCTGCACCGCATTGGCAAACCGCAGCTTGAACCGCGACAGGGCCAGCCCCGCCAATGTGCCGATCGGCACCGACACGATGAGGCAGACGGTGGACACGATCAGCGAGCGGATGAACGCCTGCTGAAGATCGCGGGCGAGGGCGATTTTCTCATACCATTTGAGGGTGAAGCCTTCGGGCGGGAAGGAGATCATGTTGGCGGTTGTAAACGACGCACCAACGACGATGACCGTGGGCACCGACAGGATGAGTATGCAGAACCAGACAATGGCCCAGAACAGGATGCGCTGCGATCTGGCGGTCATTTCTTGGCTCCCATGCCCAATGTGCCCGCGCCGAAGATCGCGATAACGACCCCCACGAACAGCGAGCCCAGCACAACCAGCAGCAGCGCCAGCGCGGCCCCAAGGCCTTGGTCCGCCGTGCGGAAGAACTGGTCATAGATCGCGTTGGCGATGAAATCCTGCGAGCCGCCGCCCAGCATGGCGGGCATGGCGAAATCGGTCAGCGCCAGCGTGCCGACCACCAGCCCCGCCCCGATCAGGCCGGGCTTGGCCATCGGCAGAACGACATGCCGGAAACTTTGCACCCAGTTGGCGCCTAGCGACGACGCGGCGGTTTCGGTTTCGCGCGGGATCGCGGTCAGGGCGGGCGCAAGCATCAGCACCGCGAAGGGCAGCATATATTGCACCAGCCCGAACACTACGGCGGGGAAATTGAACAGCAGGCGGATCGGTTCGATCCCCACAAGCCCGAGCGCGTTGTTGGCGACGCCGGTGGTGCCGAGGATGATCAAAAGCCCGTAGGCGCGCACCACCTGACCGATGAAGAACGGCAGAAACAGGATGACAAGCAGCGCCTTACGCACCAGCGAACTGGTCGTGCGGACCATGATATAGGCATAGGGCAGCGCCAGCAGCAGCGTGAAAAACACCGTCAGGCCGGCAGCATAGACGGAGCGCAGAGCGACGCGCGCATAGGTCGCGCTGTCCATCACCGTCTGGTAATTTTCCAGCGTGTAGGCTTCGGACTGCATGAAGGTCGACCGGTCGAGCGTGTGCAACGAACTGTCGGCCATCTTGAACAGGCCCAGGACCAGAAGCCCGACGAGCAGCAGCGCAGGCATGATGAGCGCCCAGCCGGTATAGGGGGACATGCGCGCGGGCCAGAATTTATCCAGCATGAAGTTCAACGCATCCATGACACGCCAGCGCAGCGGGTAGCGGAAATCGGTGCTGGGGGCGTCCTTGGACGGGGTGACGGGCATGGCGGGTTCCGGCATCTCGATGAGAGGGGGCGGGTCCGTGCGGGGCCGGGGATCAGGGCCAGGGCGCACGGCCTGCAAAGGGGTCAGGCGCGGGCGATCTATCCCCCGCGCCTGACATGCAGCGCATTAGCCCTGCATGATTTCCTTGAACTTGGCGAACCAGTCGCTTTCGTGCTGGACCTGCACCGCGGACGACACGCGGATCAGGTTTTCGAAATCGACCGGCTCGGTCGGGTAGGACGGATCACCGGCCAGACCTTCTGGCGGGGTGAGGCCCGGCACGACACCCGGAAGCCCAAGCCCGTCAAGCCAGATCTGCTGACTTTCCTGCGACAGGGCGAGGTTGATGTATTGCTTGGCCCAATACAGTTCGTTCTCCGGCAGACCTTTCGGAATCCACAGGCAGTCGGTGTCGAACTTGCAGCCCTCTTCCGGCACGGTCCATGCCAGTTCGACGCCGTTTTTCTTGGCCGCCAGCGCGTTGGTCGAAATGGTGCAGGCTGCGTCGATTTCGCCGTTCTGGAACCATGTGGTGAAATCGGGGTCTTCGCCCAAGAGCGGGTTCTGGGCCTTCATCTCGCGCACGAAATCCCAGCAGGCTTCCATGTTTTCGGGGATGTCTTCGAGGCTGCCGCCGCCCGCGACCTGCGCCGGGAAGTGGAAGCCGATGCCGTCATTGTAAAGCGCGATGCGGCCCTTGAATTTCGGGTCGAGCAGATCGCGCCACGAGGCGGGCGGGCCATCGGGGAACGCTTCGGGGCGGTAGGCCAGCACATAGACATAGCCATAGGTGTTGACGAGCGGGAAACCTTCGAGCCCGACGGGCTTTGCCAGATCGGTGGTGTTGGCGAGGTTGGGCAGATCCGCGATATCCTCGGTCACCCCGCGCAGCGCCGATTTGGTGGCGTTGGTCGTGGTGTCCCAGTTGATGTGGATCGGCGGCACCCGGCCCTGCGCGACGGCAGCCCAGACTTTCGGCTGGATTTCGTTGTCTTCGGTCAGGTCATGACGCACGGCAATGCCAGTCATTTCGGTGAACCGGTCGGAGACGCCGTTTTTCAGCGATTCCACCCATTCGCCGCCCCAAGCGCGCACGATGATCTCGGAGGGTTTTTCGGGCTCCTGCGCCAGCAGACGGCCTGCGGGCAATGCGGTCAGCAAGGCGGCGCCGCTGGTGGCCAGACCCGTGCGCAGAACGCTCCGACGTGAATACTTCTTGGTCATTCGGTAGTCTCCTACTGTTGGTGTGCAGTTTCTTATGGTTATGAAATTGTCAGGCCGCAGCCGGAAAGATCTTCAGGTCGCTGCGATTCCAGCCAAGCGCGATGCTGTCGCCGATGGCGAACAGGCCGAAACTGTCGGGATCGTGGTGATAGACGCGGAATGTGGCGCCCCGCAGCGCGCCGACCTCGACCACATACATCTGCCGCTCGCCCTCGAAAATCGTGTCGATCACGGTGCCGTCGAGCCGCATGTCACAGGCGCCAAGCGCGGCCTGCGTCCCGGCAAGGCGGATCTGTTCGGCGCGGATCGCGGCCAGAACCGGCGCGCCCGCGACGACATCGCCCTGCGCCATGCCCGGCACGACGACCCCGCCCACCTGTAGATTGCCATCTGCCGTGGCGGTGCCTTCGACAAAGGACGACAGCCCCAGAAACCCGGCGACGAAGGGGTTTTGCGGCGCGCGATACAGGTTGACCGGATCGGCGTGCTGCTGAACCCGACCGCCATCCATGACGATGATATCGTCCGAGACGACGAGCGCTTCGCGCTGATCGTGGGTGACGTTGATCGTGGTGACGCCCAGTTCGTGCTGGATGCGGCGGAACTCCAGCTGCATTTCCTCGCGCAGTTTCACGTCCAGCGCGGCCAGCGGCTCATCCAGCAGCAAAAGATCGGGTTCGAACACCAGCGCCCGCGCGATGGCGACGCGCTGCTGTTGGCCGCCCGACAATTCGTTGATCCGGCGGTCGCCGTAATCGCCCAGCTTCACCAGATCCAGAAACTGCGCGACCCGGCCCTTGATCTGGCGCGGGTTGAAGCGCCGCATCTTGAGCGGGAAAGCCACGTTTTCGGCGGCGGTCATATGGGGGAAAAGGGCGAGTTTCTGGAACACCATCCCGATGGAGCGGCGGTGCGGCGGCGCGGAATCGACGGCCTTGCCATTGATCGTGATCTCGCCCGCGGTCTGTTTCTGAAACCCGGCGATCATCCGCAATAGCGTCGTCTTGCCGGAACCGGACGGCCCGAGAATGGTCAGGAAGCGCCCGCGCTCAAGTTCAAAACTGACGTCATTCACCGCAAGCGTGCCGCCGCCGAAATCCATGGAGACATGACTGGCCCGCACAGCGACCTGCCGCTCGGTCAAAGCGGTATTTGCGTTTGCGGCGATCTGATCTGTCATCGGTGCCCCTGAGATCTGCTATAAGAGAAAGTAAGCACTTCTCAAATTAAAAGTATATACTTATTTTACTGGGAGAAGCGCGGCGCGCCGGGGGTTCGCACGGTGCCTAAATATTGGCCAGATATCCGCCATCGATGACCACGCATTGACCGGCGATATAATTGGCCCCGCTCGACGCAAGGAACCGCACCGCCCCGGTGAGGTCCGCAAGATCGCCCAACCGCCCGGCGGGTATACTGCCGACCATCCGCGCGACCCAGTCCTTATCCTCGTAGAACACGCTCGTCATGTCGGTTTCGAAATAGCCCGGTGCGATGGCGTTCACCCGGATGCCTTTCGGCGCCCATTCCGCAGCCATGGCGCGGGTCATGCCAAGGATCCCGCTTTTCGAGGCGCTGTAGGGCACGGCACCGGGAACGCCGACGAAAGAGGTCAGCGACGCCAGATTGATGATTGCCCCGCGCCCGGTTTCGGCCATCTGCGCGGCGACGGCCTGCGCCACGAAAAACGCGCCTTTCAGGTTGGTATCGACGATTTTGTCCCACAGGGCTTCGTCCACATCGAGCGTGGCGCGCACTTCTTCGACGCCGGCATTGTTCACCAGCACGTCGATCGGGCCCAGCGGTGCAATCTGCGCCCGGATCGCGGAGGTGTCGCGTTGATCGAGGGCAAGGCATGTCACCTGCGCGCCCATTTCGCGGATCTCGGCGGCGACGGGGGCCAGTGCTTCGGCGGTGCGGGCGCTGAGGATTAGCCGCGCCCCGTCGCGCGCGAAAGCATGGGCGATCTCGCGCCCGATTCCGCGGCTGGCCCCGGTGACGAACACGGTCTTGCCGGAGAAATTGAACTTCAGATCGGCGGTGCCGTCATTTTCACCTTGCATTTTCTCTCACTCCGACAAGTATAAGTATATACATAAATTGGTCAAATGGCTCCAGCGAGTCAACGGAGATTCCCATGACGCCCCCCAAGTTTTCCGCCCGTGCAGAGCTGGACCGCCTTACGCGCTACAATTCCGGGCTGACGCTCGACGATGTCGCCGCGCGCGCCAAGGGTCATCCCATCGCAAAACTCGGCTCCAACGAAAACCCCCATCCGGTCAGCGCGGCGATCACCACGGCGATGGCGGAGGCCATTGCCCGGCCCAATATCTACCCCGATCCGTCGGCCCGCGTTCTGGCCGATGAAATCGCCCGGCAGACGGGTGCTGCGGCGGAGCGTGTCATTCTGGGCGACGGCTCGGAAGACCTGTTGAATGTGCTGGCCCGCGCGGTGCTGAACCCGGGCGATGAGGTCGTGACGCTGTTTCCGTCCTTTCCGCTGCACGAGGATTACGCGACCATGATGGGGGCCACGGTCACCCGCATCGGCCTGACCCCGGATCGCAGGATCGACATGGACGCGCTGCTGGCCGCTGCGGCCCGCCCGGTGCGGCTGACGCTGATCGCCAACCCGATGAACCCGGCGGGGCTGTGGCTTGGCCCCGATGAACTGGCCGCTTTGCTCGCCGCGCAGCACCCCGACAGCCTGCTTTGCCTTGACGAAGCCTATGTCGAATATGCGGCGGGCCCGGATTACGCGTCGGGGGCCGAACGGCTGGCCGGGCATGACAAGCCGCTGCTGATCCTGCGCACCTTTTCCAAGGCCTATGGGCTGGCGGGGCTGCGCATCGGCTACGGCATGTCCAACAGCGATGACGTGATCGCGGCGATGAACCTTGTGCGCACGCCTTTCAACACCAATGCGGTGGCGCAGGCTGCGGCGCTGGCGGCGATGACCCATACCGAAGACATGGCGCGCGCCGTCGCCGCCACCCTCGCGGAGCGGGCACGGATGGAACAGGCGCTGGCGGCGCTCGGCCTGCGGGTGTTGCCGTCGAAGGGCAATTTCCTGTTCGTCGATTGCGGGCAACCTTCGGCCGGGGTTGCGGATCGCCTGATCGATTGCGGTGTGATCGTGAAGCCGTGGAAACAGGACGGGTTCGAGACGTTTCTGCGGGTGTCCGTCGGGCTCGATTGGGAAAACGACCAGTTTCTCGAGGCGATGGCCCGCATCGTCTGATCTGCATGGCTCCGGGCGCGGTCGGGCCGCGCCCTCCCTTGCGCGGGTCAGACCCCGACCTTCCCGTCGAATTCCGCGATCAGCTGATGCGCCTCGCCGGGATAGAGCAGCCGGGCGCAGGTCACCCAGTTGTCTTCGATCTGCGTGCGGCGCAGCATTTCCAGACAGGCCGCGCCTGCGGGCAATTCCAGCAGCGTCGCATCGCGCCCAGAGACATTGATCGCGCGCACATGGTGGCGCGCCTTGGTCCACGGCATGGTTTTCAACAGCCATGTGCCCGGCACCTCCGCCTGAAAATCGACACTCAGCGCATCGGGGACCAGCGCGGAGTTGATGACCCGCGTCTCAAGGCAGAACGGCTCGTCATTGGAATAATGCAGCCCTTGCAGAAACAGCGCGTTTTCGCCGGGCTCGTCTTCGTTGAGGCTGAGCAACCGGCGGTCCTGTGAATTGCCGGTGCGGTTTTCGCTCGACAGCAGCGCCCATTTATACCGCCGCCCCAGCGCCGCGACCTCTTCGCCGATATTGTTGATCGCCAGCACGGCGGATTCCGCGCGCGGCTGTGCCACGACCGTGCCGCTGCGCTTGCGCCGGATGACAAACCCGTCCGAGGCCAGCCGGGTCAGCACCTTGTTCATGGTCATGCGCGACACGCCGTATTGCGTGGCAAGTTCGGTTTCCTTGGGAAGGAGAAAGCCCGGCGGCCAAGTGCCGTCAACGATCTTGCGGGAAAATTCGTCTAGAATCCGGCCATGCAACGTTTCCGGTTTGTCTTTCGCCATTCAGTGTCCCGTCATCCCTCACGGTGTCTTGCGCGCGCAATGGTAGAACGACCAAAGGC
This genomic interval carries:
- a CDS encoding ABC transporter permease, translating into MTARSQRILFWAIVWFCILILSVPTVIVVGASFTTANMISFPPEGFTLKWYEKIALARDLQQAFIRSLIVSTVCLIVSVPIGTLAGLALSRFKLRFANAVQIYLLLPFTVPLIGSGIGMMLIFGEWRILGSLWPVGVALAVINLPFIIWSVSSSAAALDSDLELAASSCGAGRFETFWFVTLPGLMPGVITGGLLMFVLAMSEFLVSLLLTDARTVTLPVQIYNNIRSIITPDLAAVSSVFVVIALLAVWLLDRLVGLEIFLKSK
- a CDS encoding UTRA domain-containing protein, whose translation is MAKDKPETLHGRILDEFSRKIVDGTWPPGFLLPKETELATQYGVSRMTMNKVLTRLASDGFVIRRKRSGTVVAQPRAESAVLAINNIGEEVAALGRRYKWALLSSENRTGNSQDRRLLSLNEDEPGENALFLQGLHYSNDEPFCLETRVINSALVPDALSVDFQAEVPGTWLLKTMPWTKARHHVRAINVSGRDATLLELPAGAACLEMLRRTQIEDNWVTCARLLYPGEAHQLIAEFDGKVGV
- a CDS encoding SDR family NAD(P)-dependent oxidoreductase, which produces MQGENDGTADLKFNFSGKTVFVTGASRGIGREIAHAFARDGARLILSARTAEALAPVAAEIREMGAQVTCLALDQRDTSAIRAQIAPLGPIDVLVNNAGVEEVRATLDVDEALWDKIVDTNLKGAFFVAQAVAAQMAETGRGAIINLASLTSFVGVPGAVPYSASKSGILGMTRAMAAEWAPKGIRVNAIAPGYFETDMTSVFYEDKDWVARMVGSIPAGRLGDLADLTGAVRFLASSGANYIAGQCVVIDGGYLANI
- the hisC gene encoding histidinol-phosphate transaminase — encoded protein: MTPPKFSARAELDRLTRYNSGLTLDDVAARAKGHPIAKLGSNENPHPVSAAITTAMAEAIARPNIYPDPSARVLADEIARQTGAAAERVILGDGSEDLLNVLARAVLNPGDEVVTLFPSFPLHEDYATMMGATVTRIGLTPDRRIDMDALLAAAARPVRLTLIANPMNPAGLWLGPDELAALLAAQHPDSLLCLDEAYVEYAAGPDYASGAERLAGHDKPLLILRTFSKAYGLAGLRIGYGMSNSDDVIAAMNLVRTPFNTNAVAQAAALAAMTHTEDMARAVAATLAERARMEQALAALGLRVLPSKGNFLFVDCGQPSAGVADRLIDCGVIVKPWKQDGFETFLRVSVGLDWENDQFLEAMARIV
- a CDS encoding zinc-dependent alcohol dehydrogenase translates to MDAVRLHGVADLRYESVPPPPAPAQAEVTLAVSVAGICGSDLHNYRTGAWISRAPSVAGHEFTGTVMQVGADVAHVAAGDRVIVDSRWTCGTCAACRAGVGQVCEKLGFLGEIIDGGFARQVTLPARNVLKAPAGVADRHLAMAEPLAVALHALNLMALPAGAELVVTGCGPIGALVTLLATRAGHPVRILDRNEARSAVVARATGARVTDLDALASRAYRYAIDTTGNAPVITGLVAQIGGASRLGLVGIGAAAQIIDPVHLVEREIALIGCHAFGDELATIGDMLPALAPHLDPFIAETISLAQVPAAYDRLLAGDADGIKTLIQIGEDHGH
- a CDS encoding ABC transporter ATP-binding protein; protein product: MTDQIAANANTALTERQVAVRASHVSMDFGGGTLAVNDVSFELERGRFLTILGPSGSGKTTLLRMIAGFQKQTAGEITINGKAVDSAPPHRRSIGMVFQKLALFPHMTAAENVAFPLKMRRFNPRQIKGRVAQFLDLVKLGDYGDRRINELSGGQQQRVAIARALVFEPDLLLLDEPLAALDVKLREEMQLEFRRIQHELGVTTINVTHDQREALVVSDDIIVMDGGRVQQHADPVNLYRAPQNPFVAGFLGLSSFVEGTATADGNLQVGGVVVPGMAQGDVVAGAPVLAAIRAEQIRLAGTQAALGACDMRLDGTVIDTIFEGERQMYVVEVGALRGATFRVYHHDPDSFGLFAIGDSIALGWNRSDLKIFPAAA
- a CDS encoding ABC transporter substrate-binding protein — translated: MTKKYSRRSVLRTGLATSGAALLTALPAGRLLAQEPEKPSEIIVRAWGGEWVESLKNGVSDRFTEMTGIAVRHDLTEDNEIQPKVWAAVAQGRVPPIHINWDTTTNATKSALRGVTEDIADLPNLANTTDLAKPVGLEGFPLVNTYGYVYVLAYRPEAFPDGPPASWRDLLDPKFKGRIALYNDGIGFHFPAQVAGGGSLEDIPENMEACWDFVREMKAQNPLLGEDPDFTTWFQNGEIDAACTISTNALAAKKNGVELAWTVPEEGCKFDTDCLWIPKGLPENELYWAKQYINLALSQESQQIWLDGLGLPGVVPGLTPPEGLAGDPSYPTEPVDFENLIRVSSAVQVQHESDWFAKFKEIMQG
- a CDS encoding ABC transporter permease, whose protein sequence is MPVTPSKDAPSTDFRYPLRWRVMDALNFMLDKFWPARMSPYTGWALIMPALLLVGLLVLGLFKMADSSLHTLDRSTFMQSEAYTLENYQTVMDSATYARVALRSVYAAGLTVFFTLLLALPYAYIMVRTTSSLVRKALLVILFLPFFIGQVVRAYGLLIILGTTGVANNALGLVGIEPIRLLFNFPAVVFGLVQYMLPFAVLMLAPALTAIPRETETAASSLGANWVQSFRHVVLPMAKPGLIGAGLVVGTLALTDFAMPAMLGGGSQDFIANAIYDQFFRTADQGLGAALALLLVVLGSLFVGVVIAIFGAGTLGMGAKK
- the hisD gene encoding histidinol dehydrogenase, with the translated sequence MSDITIKKLADLDAAERAALTRRSEADLSFFLDKVQPIIDAVKTEGDAALVRFGRDFDKATSLTAETLKVSPAEFDEAYEMVDPKVIDAIRFGIENIRTFHEEQAPEPMWLKEVRPGAYAGDRYMPIKSVALYVPRGKGSFPSVTMMTAVPGVVAKVPNLAIFTPPGPDGKVDAATLVAARIAGVETVYKCGGAQAVAAAAFGTETIAKAQKIVGPGSPWVVAAKRLLAGVIDPGLPAGPSEVMILADDTVSGRLAAMDLLIEAEHGPDSSAWLVTPSERVIEEALAALPELWGKMTEQRVEFSRTVLTEASGGIVLARDMDDACAFVNDYAPEHLEILSTKPFDYLGDITEASEILLGTHTPVSIANFALGPNAVLPTSKGANTYGPLSVTDFIRRSSIGYVTEKGYPEMAQAAKTLAEYEGFSSHANAVSDLRQDYLKAK